CCTCTCGAACTCAAAGGCGATTCTCTTTTGGGTATACCAGGAATTTTGAATGTGATTCGGGAAGGAAACGTCCGCGTCGCGAATCCGATCGGTTCCGGCTTTTTGGAAAACCGAGCGATCCATCCGTTCTTATCCTCTCTTTGCAAATATTATCTTTCCGAAGATCTGATTTTACCGAACGTGCGGACTTTGTGGATGGGAAATCCCGAATCCATGAAAGAAGTTTTCGATCGTCCGGAACGATTCGTATTCAAACGTGCGATGCGCGATCCTCTCGAACCGGGAGTTTTTCTTTCCTCTCTTCCGAGAGCGGAAATCGAAGAAGTGCGTAAAAAAGCTTCACTGCATCCGGAACGTTATGTGGCACAGGAGATCGTGAGCGGTTCGACTTGTCCGGTTCTCTCGGGAGATAAACTGATTCAAGGTCGTTCCGTGTTCCGCGCGTTTACGACTCTTTCCGAAAACGGTTATATGACGATGCCGGGCGGTCTGGTCCGGGTTACGGAGAATGTCGAAGATTTGATCGTGACCAATCAAACCGGAGCCGTGTCGAAAGATCTTTGGGTTCTTGCATCGGAGGAAAAAAAGGACGTTACGCTTCTTCCGGGCAAAACGGAAAGAATGCAGATCAAACGTTCGGGTGCGAGTATTCCGAGCCGGGTTGCGGACAATATGTTCTGGATGGGACGTTATGCGGAACGTTCGGAAAACCAAGCGCGATTGTTGCGCGAAGTCATCTTGAAGATGATTCACATGGAAGAAGCTTACGAAAAGGATCACGTTCAGCTTTTGCTGCAAACGGTGACGCACGTAACCGCGACGTATCCCGGCTTTTTGCAGCTTAATTTGGACGATCCGTTACAAGGCGCCAAAGAACAGATGTTCGCACAGGTATTTTCTGCGCATGTGACGGGAGGGATACAGTCCGATCTGAATTCTTTCGTTCGATCCTCCAAGTCCGTAAGAGACCGGCTTTCCGAGGATATGCGTTATATTCTTTCCATGATCGAAACCGAAGGCGCGGGAAAGGCGGCGTCGTACGATGAAATATTAGAATATTTGATTCTTCTAATAACGAGACTTGCGTCGCTTTCCGGTTTGGGGATCGAAAGTATGTCCCGAGAAACCGGCTGGTATTTTATGAATATGGGAAAACGGATCGAACGAGCTTCGTATACGATTCGTCTCGTGACTTCCGTTCTGAATCTTTCCACGCTGTACAACAAAAGTATGTTCGAAGCTCTCTTGAACATCAACGACATCAAGATCACGTATCGAAGAAGATACAGATACAGAGTCGAGGCAGAGTCCGTTCTGGATATTCTTCTGTTCGACGAAACGAACCCGAGATCGCTCGCGTATCAGCTCCGTAAAATCGGGGAATACGTTTCCTATCTTCCTCACTCCGAAAAGGAAGAGGCGACCGCGGAAGAACGAATCGTATCCGAGGTGAGAAACCGTTTTATTCAGGAAGACGCAAAACGGCTTTTCGAATACGTGAATCCTTCCTTAAGCATCGTGCGTTGGCTCAACGACATCAACTATCAGATCGCCTCCTTGTCCGAATCGATCGGAGCCAGATATTTCCGATACGTGGAAGAACAGATCCAACTCGGAGATTACAATGGCTGAATATACGGTAAAACACGTTACGCGATACAACTATCAGGAAGAGGTTTCGCACTGTCATAATCTCGCGCATATGTGTCCGGTGACCAATCGTCATCAGGATTGCAGCGATCTCAAGTTGAGAGTTCAGCCCGGACCTTCCGTATCGGGTTATCGCAAGGACTACTTCGGGAATCTGGTATATTCGTTTTCCGTAGAGGATTCTCATACGTCCTTGGAAATCGTATCCGAAAGCCGCGTTACGACGCATCCCGTCGATTACGGGGATTTGACTCATTCTCCCAAGGTTTCCGAAATCCCGGTTCTGTTGAAATCTTCCCATTTCAAGGAGGATTTGGAGGCGTTGGAATACGTTGCGGATTCTTCGTTTATCAGCAAACATCCTGTGTTTGCGGAATTCGCCCATTCTATGATGGATTCGGAAACGCCGCTATTACAGGCGGTGATGGATTATACATTCAAGTTTTATAAAACGTTCGAGTTTAAGTCGGGCGCTACCACGATCCACACT
The Leptospira yasudae DNA segment above includes these coding regions:
- a CDS encoding transglutaminase family protein translates to MAEYTVKHVTRYNYQEEVSHCHNLAHMCPVTNRHQDCSDLKLRVQPGPSVSGYRKDYFGNLVYSFSVEDSHTSLEIVSESRVTTHPVDYGDLTHSPKVSEIPVLLKSSHFKEDLEALEYVADSSFISKHPVFAEFAHSMMDSETPLLQAVMDYTFKFYKTFEFKSGATTIHTPPAQVLKIKKGVCQDFTHLSIAALRSIGIPCRYVSGYIETFPPPGQKKLQGSDASHAWFSVYSPGIGWVDYDPTNGKMLSEEYIFTSVGRDFSDVSPLKGILFGGGKHKLKVEVDVIRG
- a CDS encoding circularly permuted type 2 ATP-grasp protein; the protein is MVQNFMVNPSNARLNLREGYSPIPSVYDELYDGEGKLRSKYEFLINSLESLSEEDLNRRKRDSLRILQENGVTYNVYEEPGAVERLWSLDLFPVLMESKEWEEVERGLIQRAELLDALFKDVYGPRKLLYDKKIPPEILFSSPDFLRQCNGFGHSTTNELCFMASDLARQENGSFVVIGDRIQAPSGSGYSLENRIVLSRIFPSIYRDSQVHRVALYFRSLRKALQSQSKMQDREPVIVLLTPGAGNETYFEHAYLAGYLGFTLAQAEDLTVRNNFVFIKTVEGLQQVDVIFRRVVDSYMDPLELKGDSLLGIPGILNVIREGNVRVANPIGSGFLENRAIHPFLSSLCKYYLSEDLILPNVRTLWMGNPESMKEVFDRPERFVFKRAMRDPLEPGVFLSSLPRAEIEEVRKKASLHPERYVAQEIVSGSTCPVLSGDKLIQGRSVFRAFTTLSENGYMTMPGGLVRVTENVEDLIVTNQTGAVSKDLWVLASEEKKDVTLLPGKTERMQIKRSGASIPSRVADNMFWMGRYAERSENQARLLREVILKMIHMEEAYEKDHVQLLLQTVTHVTATYPGFLQLNLDDPLQGAKEQMFAQVFSAHVTGGIQSDLNSFVRSSKSVRDRLSEDMRYILSMIETEGAGKAASYDEILEYLILLITRLASLSGLGIESMSRETGWYFMNMGKRIERASYTIRLVTSVLNLSTLYNKSMFEALLNINDIKITYRRRYRYRVEAESVLDILLFDETNPRSLAYQLRKIGEYVSYLPHSEKEEATAEERIVSEVRNRFIQEDAKRLFEYVNPSLSIVRWLNDINYQIASLSESIGARYFRYVEEQIQLGDYNG